CGTGGTCTAATGGCACGTCCAGATGGTTCAATCATCGAGACGCCAATCACAGCAAACTTCCGTGAAGGTCTAAGCGTACTTCAGTACTTTATCTCGACGCATGGTGCGCGTAAAGGTCTTGCCGATACAGCACTTAAAACAGCAAACTCGGGTTACTTAACTCGTCGTTTAGTTGATGTGGCACAGGATTTAGTTATCAACGAAGACGATTGTGGCACTGAAGATGGCTTAACAATGAAACCGCTTATCGAAGGTGGTGATGTTGTTGAACCGTTACGCGAACGTGTTTTAGGACGTGTTGTCGCTGAAGACATTCTTAAACCAGGCACAAATGAAGTTTTAGTTGAGCGTAACGTTATGCTTAACGAAAAACTGTGTGACTTGCTAGAAGATAACTCAGTTGATGAAGTACGCGTACGCTCAGTCATCACGTGTGATAATGACTTTGGTGTATGTGCTAAGTGTTACGGTCGTGACCTAGCTCGTGGTCACCTGATTAATGCTGGTGAATCTGTGGGTGTTATCGCTGCACAGTCAATCGGTGAACCAGGTACACAGCTTACGATGCGTACATTCCACATCGGTGGTGCGGCATCTAGAGCGTCAGCTGAAAACAGTGTTCAGGTTAAAAATCCGGGAACATTGAAGTTACACAATGCTAAATACGTATTAAATACAGACGGCAAGATTGTTATTACCTCTCGTTCGACTGAGATCACCATTATTGATGATCACGGCCGTGAGAAAGAGCGTTATAAAGTACCTTACGGTGCGGTGCTTTCTGTACAAGACGGTGCGTCGGTTGCAGGCAACGATATTGTTGCAACATGGGACCCGCATAGTCACCCAATCGTTGTTGAACGTGTATCAAAAGTGACATTCAGCGACATTGATGATTCGAATACTGAAGCGCAAACTGATGAACTAACAGGTCTAACACGTGTTGTTGTTAAAGACCTATCAAAAGTTAACGCCAAAGAGCCGAAGTTAATCATCGAAAGTGAAGAGACGGGTTTACAAGAAACACGCTTACCTTCATTTACAACCATCGAAGTAACAGATGGTGCGACGGTTAACCCTGGTGATGTTTTAGCTCGTATTCCACAAGAAGGTTCGAAAACTCGAGATATCACGGGTGGTCTACCACGTGTTGCTGACTTATTCGAAGCACGTAAGCCAAAAGAGCCTGCTATTCTTGCTGAAATCACGGGTACCATTAGTTTCGGTAAAGAAACTAAAGGTAAGAAACGTTTAGTTATTACTCCTGCTGAAGGTGATCATTACGAAGAGATGATTCCTAAGTGGCGCCAACTTAACGTGTTTGAAGGTGAACAAGTGTCTAAAGGTGAAGTTATTGCCGATGGTCCAGAATCACCTCACGATATCTTACGCCTTCGTGGTGTAACGGATGTTGCAAATTACATTGTTAATGAAGTGCAAGATGTTTACCGTCTGCAAGGTGTAAAAATCAATGATAAACATATCGAAACCATCATTCGTCAGATGCTTCGCAAGTGTTTAATCATTGATGGTGGTGATACTGAGTTCTTAGCCGGAGAGCAAGTTGAGGTTGCACGTGTAAATATTGCAAACCGAGACTTAGAAATTGAAGGTAAGATCCCAGCTAAGTATGAAATCCAATTAATGGGTATCACAAAAGCATCACTAGCTACAGAATCTTTCATCTCTGCAGCATCGTTCCAGGAAACAACTCGAGTTCTGACTGATGCCGCTGTAAATGGTAAGAGCGATGAGTTGCGCGGTCTGAAAGAAAACGTAATTGTGGGTCGTTTGATCCCAGCCGGTACAGGCTTTGCGTATCATCAAGATCGTATCAAGCGTCGTAAAGAGCGTGATAATGCTTCACTCGTTGAAGAGCAATCAGTTAGTGTTGAAGAGGCAACTCAAGCATTGACTGACGCATTAAACGCTGACCTGTCTGGTAACAACTAAGCCAAATAATTTAACATTATGGCCACATATAGCAGTTATATACTGCTATATGTGTTGTTATGGTTGACAGGTTAAACTTTGCTCATTAAAATTCCGCCACCCTTTATTTCGCTGTAGAAATTAAGGGCGGATTTTTTTTTCAGTAGATATTAATTAACTAGGAGCTATTTAATGGCAACTATCAACCAGCTAGTGCGCAAGCCACGTCGCAGTAAGGTTGTAAAAAGCAACTCTGCCGCGCTAAAAGCTTGTCCGCAAAAGCGTGGAGTATGTACTCGTGTATATACAACTACACCAAAGAAACCTAACTCTGCATTACGTAAAGTAGCGCGTGTTCGTTTAACGAATGGTTTCGAAGTAACATCTTATATCGGTGGTGAAGGTCACAACCTTCAAGAACACAGCGTTATCTTAATCCGTGGTGGTCGTGTTAAAGACTTACCAGGTGTACGCTTCCACACTGTTCGCGGCGCATTAGACTGTGCTGGCGTAAGTGACCGTCGTCAAGCTCGTTCTAAATATGGTGCTAAACGTCCTAAGAGCTAATGGTTCTCCGTTAGTAAGGCCAAGCACTTAAGAAATAAATATTTGTTTTGGGAGTCGCTCAAAAAGCGAACCTGAAGATAACCGGAGATTAAAAATGCCTAGAAGACGCGTTATAGGTCAACGTAAAATTCTACCAGATCCTAAGTTCGGATCAGAACTTCTTGCTAAATTCGTCAACGTTTTAATGTTAGACGGCAAGAAATCAACTGCTGAAAAAATCGTATATGGTGCGCTAGACGTGGCTGCTGAGAAATCAGGCAAGTCGCACCTAGAAATCTTTGAAGCTGCACTTGATAACGTTCGCCCACAAGTCGAGGTTAAATCTCGTCGTGTTGGTGGTTCTACATATCAAGTTCCAGTTGAAGTACGTCCAGTTCGTCGTAATGCATTAGGCATGCGTTGGATCGTAGATGCTGCGCGTAAGCGTGGTGAAAAATCTATGGGTTTACGTCTTGCTCAAGAAATGCTTGATGCGGCGGACAACAAAGGCACTGCGGTTAAGAAACGTGAAGACGTTCACCGTATGGCTGAAGCGAATAAAGCATTCGCTCACTACCGTTGGTAATCTGCCTTTAGTCTTTAAGAGGATATTATGGCACGTATAACTCCAATTGAGC
This portion of the Pseudoalteromonas ulvae UL12 genome encodes:
- the rpsG gene encoding 30S ribosomal protein S7 gives rise to the protein MPRRRVIGQRKILPDPKFGSELLAKFVNVLMLDGKKSTAEKIVYGALDVAAEKSGKSHLEIFEAALDNVRPQVEVKSRRVGGSTYQVPVEVRPVRRNALGMRWIVDAARKRGEKSMGLRLAQEMLDAADNKGTAVKKREDVHRMAEANKAFAHYRW
- the rpsL gene encoding 30S ribosomal protein S12 — translated: MATINQLVRKPRRSKVVKSNSAALKACPQKRGVCTRVYTTTPKKPNSALRKVARVRLTNGFEVTSYIGGEGHNLQEHSVILIRGGRVKDLPGVRFHTVRGALDCAGVSDRRQARSKYGAKRPKS